The proteins below are encoded in one region of Sulfolobus islandicus Y.N.15.51:
- a CDS encoding ribbon-helix-helix domain-containing protein, with translation MRKVVSVRLKEDVLRDIDIYTRKLGLNSRTEFIKQAIEFYIKSKS, from the coding sequence ATGCGAAAAGTAGTAAGTGTAAGACTAAAGGAAGATGTACTGAGAGATATTGATATATATACTAGAAAACTTGGCCTAAATAGTAGAACTGAGTTCATAAAGCAAGCAATTGAATTCTATATAAAGAGTAAGAGCTAA
- a CDS encoding argininosuccinate synthase, with the protein MKIVLAYSGGLDTTVSIRWLKETFKAEVITVTVDVGQKDDFKKIEERAYIAGASKHYTIDAIKEFANNYISYAIKLNGLYEGVYPLSTALARPLIAEKVVEVAKKEKADAVAHGSTSKGNDQVRFDLTVKALYPDVKIIAPARIWSMTREDEIKYAKEKGIPIKVESSKYSIDENLWGRSIEGDIISDPSVEVTEDAFEWTKQIANNKEIISIEFSNGVPTAVDGEQMELHKLIGLLNLKFGNHGFGRVEHIENRVVGFKSREVYEVPAALGLIYSHIDLEKTIYTPTELRFKKYVDQLWSDLVYQGLWFEPLRETLHKIADEMNKWIAGEVRVEVNNGSFRILGRKSDYSPYSEKLASYNKGWYPSDEMARGFIEIWGMHSLIARRVRGL; encoded by the coding sequence ATGAAAATAGTCCTTGCATACTCTGGTGGACTTGATACCACAGTATCGATTAGATGGCTAAAGGAAACCTTTAAGGCCGAAGTTATAACAGTTACTGTAGATGTTGGCCAAAAAGATGATTTCAAGAAGATAGAAGAGAGAGCGTACATAGCAGGTGCCTCAAAGCACTACACAATAGACGCCATTAAGGAATTCGCCAACAATTATATATCGTATGCGATAAAATTAAACGGACTATATGAGGGAGTATATCCATTGTCCACAGCATTAGCAAGACCATTAATAGCAGAAAAAGTAGTTGAAGTGGCAAAAAAGGAGAAAGCAGATGCAGTAGCTCATGGTTCTACATCCAAAGGAAATGACCAAGTTAGATTTGACCTTACAGTCAAGGCATTATACCCGGACGTCAAGATAATAGCACCAGCTAGAATATGGAGCATGACTAGAGAAGATGAGATAAAGTATGCCAAAGAGAAAGGTATACCTATCAAGGTTGAAAGCAGCAAATACAGCATAGATGAGAATCTTTGGGGAAGAAGTATAGAAGGAGATATAATCTCCGATCCTTCTGTTGAGGTCACCGAAGATGCCTTTGAATGGACCAAACAGATCGCTAACAATAAGGAAATAATCTCTATAGAATTTAGTAATGGCGTTCCAACAGCCGTAGATGGAGAACAAATGGAATTACATAAGTTAATAGGTTTACTAAACTTAAAGTTTGGTAACCACGGATTCGGCAGAGTGGAGCATATAGAAAATAGGGTTGTTGGATTTAAGTCTAGAGAGGTATATGAAGTACCTGCAGCTCTAGGTCTAATTTACTCGCATATTGATTTAGAAAAGACCATTTATACTCCTACTGAATTAAGATTCAAAAAATACGTAGATCAGTTATGGTCTGATTTAGTATATCAAGGTTTATGGTTTGAACCACTTAGGGAGACATTACATAAAATTGCTGACGAAATGAATAAATGGATTGCTGGAGAAGTCAGAGTAGAAGTCAATAATGGTTCGTTCAGAATATTAGGTAGAAAATCGGATTACTCTCCATATTCTGAAAAACTTGCTAGTTATAATAAAGGATGGTATCCGAGCGACGAAATGGCTAGGGGATTTATAGAGATATGGGGAATGCACTCACTAATAGCGAGAAGAGTAAGGGGACTGTGA
- the argH gene encoding argininosuccinate lyase, translating into MLYRKWGSEKDEVVNYTSSIDSDKEIMEEVKLTMKAHIISLYLSGYIKKETTKKILAALNEFKEISQGYEDVHEALEDFLLKNVGEEAGWIGLGRSRNDHVATALRLKLRNKLIELLTEINSLRKTLLDKAKEHITTIFPSYTHLQLAQPTTFAHYLTYIEEELASRWEIIFFTLKLVNRSPLGSGAIVGTNVKIDREKEAELLGFDDIVYNTLSATSSRADIITTISELTVLMVVLSRIAEDLIFFSSNKLLKLPDSHVSTSSLMPQKRNPVTMEILRAKVSESIGILTSLLSIYKGLPTGYNLDLQEMNKYYWLAVNYTISSIRVLESLFSQIQINKVNIDESSLATDDAELLSINKKVPYRSAYFEIAKKVREGSYKSTLKIEDSINMKAVIGSPNFDLITNLIKSRKTKLEEDEKEIEVYKLKIISKVGELQVIENGIEE; encoded by the coding sequence ATGCTATATAGAAAATGGGGATCCGAAAAAGATGAAGTAGTTAACTATACCTCATCCATAGATAGCGACAAAGAGATCATGGAAGAAGTAAAATTGACTATGAAGGCACATATAATAAGCCTTTATTTGAGTGGATATATAAAGAAGGAAACCACTAAAAAGATCCTTGCTGCATTAAACGAGTTTAAAGAAATTAGCCAAGGGTATGAGGACGTCCATGAAGCGTTAGAGGATTTCTTGTTAAAGAATGTAGGAGAAGAGGCTGGATGGATCGGATTAGGTAGAAGTAGAAATGATCACGTTGCTACAGCTTTAAGACTGAAACTAAGAAATAAGTTAATAGAACTTCTAACTGAGATTAATAGCCTAAGGAAAACATTATTAGATAAAGCGAAAGAGCACATTACAACAATATTTCCCTCGTATACACATTTGCAATTAGCGCAACCCACAACCTTTGCTCACTACTTAACCTATATCGAGGAGGAGTTAGCTTCAAGATGGGAAATAATATTTTTCACATTAAAACTAGTTAATAGATCGCCATTAGGCTCTGGGGCAATAGTGGGGACAAACGTTAAGATTGATAGAGAAAAGGAAGCAGAACTATTAGGATTTGATGATATAGTATATAATACATTGTCCGCTACGTCATCGAGAGCAGATATTATTACTACAATCTCAGAACTAACTGTTTTGATGGTAGTATTAAGCAGAATAGCTGAGGACTTAATTTTCTTTTCATCAAATAAATTACTTAAATTGCCAGATTCTCATGTTAGTACAAGCAGTTTAATGCCACAAAAAAGAAATCCAGTCACAATGGAGATACTGCGAGCAAAAGTATCAGAGTCTATAGGCATATTAACTAGTTTACTTTCTATTTACAAGGGTTTACCTACCGGTTATAACCTTGATTTACAAGAAATGAACAAATATTATTGGCTTGCAGTAAATTATACAATTTCTTCAATTAGGGTTTTAGAGTCACTCTTTAGCCAAATACAAATAAATAAAGTAAACATTGACGAATCTAGCTTAGCCACTGATGACGCAGAACTACTTTCCATAAATAAGAAAGTACCTTATAGATCAGCCTACTTTGAGATAGCTAAAAAAGTTAGGGAGGGTTCTTATAAGTCAACTTTAAAAATAGAGGATTCAATTAATATGAAGGCAGTAATCGGGTCTCCTAATTTTGATTTAATAACTAATTTGATAAAAAGTAGAAAAACCAAATTGGAAGAAGATGAAAAAGAAATTGAGGTATATAAATTAAAAATTATTTCAAAGGTGGGAGAATTACAGGTGATCGAAAATGGAATTGAGGAATGA
- the carA gene encoding glutamine-hydrolyzing carbamoyl-phosphate synthase small subunit: MELRNEKGYLYLEDGTFIEGYGFGAKGIKVGEVVFTTSMNGYVESLTDPSYKGQILIITHPLVGNYGVPEKKYEQGILTNFESERIQVEGLIVAEHTYPIKWNSSLTLDEWLKSENIPGVFDVDTRMLVKKIRTYGTTMGIIASGLEIEDPRKYLEKRYDEIDFTQLTSPKSPIFHPNTGDMIVVVDCGIKHGILYGLYKRGFSIVRVPCNFNASKIIEFNPKGVVFSNGPGNPNLLENQIKTFSELVEYRIPILGICLGHQIATLALGGKIKKMKFGHRAINKPVIENNTNKCYISTHNHGYGIISKNDIPPNTKIWFYNPDDYTIEGLIHEKLPIITTQFHPEARPGPWDTTWIFDKFGNMVSVK; encoded by the coding sequence ATGGAATTGAGGAATGAAAAGGGTTATCTATATCTAGAAGATGGAACATTTATTGAAGGATATGGTTTTGGGGCTAAAGGAATTAAGGTAGGAGAAGTGGTATTTACAACTTCTATGAATGGATACGTGGAGAGTTTAACAGATCCTTCGTATAAGGGTCAAATATTAATTATTACGCATCCATTAGTTGGAAACTATGGTGTGCCAGAAAAGAAGTATGAGCAAGGTATTCTAACCAATTTCGAGTCAGAAAGAATCCAAGTTGAAGGCTTAATAGTTGCTGAACATACATATCCTATTAAGTGGAACTCTTCTTTGACATTAGATGAGTGGCTGAAATCAGAGAACATACCTGGAGTTTTTGATGTTGACACAAGAATGCTTGTAAAAAAGATTAGAACTTATGGTACAACAATGGGAATTATAGCTTCTGGTTTAGAAATAGAGGATCCTAGAAAATATCTAGAAAAAAGATACGATGAAATAGATTTTACACAATTAACATCACCTAAGTCGCCAATCTTTCATCCAAATACTGGAGATATGATCGTAGTGGTAGATTGTGGAATAAAACATGGAATTTTATACGGGCTGTATAAGAGAGGATTCTCAATTGTTAGAGTACCTTGTAACTTTAATGCTAGTAAGATAATTGAGTTTAATCCTAAGGGAGTTGTATTTAGCAATGGTCCTGGTAATCCCAATTTACTGGAAAATCAAATCAAAACGTTCTCTGAATTAGTAGAGTATAGGATTCCAATCTTAGGTATTTGTCTAGGACATCAAATAGCAACTCTAGCATTAGGAGGTAAGATTAAGAAAATGAAGTTTGGACATAGAGCAATAAATAAACCAGTAATTGAGAACAATACCAATAAATGTTATATATCCACTCACAATCATGGGTATGGTATAATATCTAAAAACGATATTCCGCCTAATACTAAAATCTGGTTCTATAATCCAGACGACTATACAATAGAAGGTTTAATCCATGAAAAATTACCAATAATTACTACACAATTTCACCCTGAAGCTAGACCGGGTCCTTGGGATACAACTTGGATATTTGATAAATTTGGAAATATGGTGAGTGTGAAATGA
- the carB gene encoding carbamoyl-phosphate synthase (glutamine-hydrolyzing) large subunit: protein MKETPKKVLVIGSGPIKIAEAAEFDYSGSQALKALKEEGIETVLVNSNVATVQTSKKFADKLYMLPVVWWAVEKVIEKERPDGIMIGFGGQTALNVSVDLHKKGVLQKYGVKVLGTQIDGIEKALSREKFRETMIENNLPVPPSLSARSEEEAIKNAKIVGYPVMVRVSFNLGGRGSMVAWTEEDLKKNIRRALSQSYIGEVLIEKYLYHWIELEYEVMRDKKGNSSVIACIENLDPMGVHTGESTVVAPCQTLDNLEYQNMRTYTIEVARSINLIGECNVQFALNPRGYEYYIIETNPRMSRSSALASKATGYPLAYVSAKLALGYELHEVINKVSGRTCACFEPSLDYIVTKIPRWDLSKFENVDQSLATEMMSVGEVMSIGRSFEESLQKAVRMLDIGEPGVVGGKIYEAKMSKVEALKYLKERRPYWFLYVAKAFKEGATIDEVYEVTGISKFFLNKIKGLVDFYETLKILKEIDEETLKLAKKLGFSDEQISKALNKSTQYVRKIRDQSNIIPVVKLIDTLAGEWPSVTNYMYLTYNGTEDDLEFSQGNKLLIVGAGGFRIGVSVEFDWSVVSLMEAASKYFDEVAVLNYNPETVSTDWDIARKLYFDEINVERVLDLIKKEKFRYVATFSGGQIGNSIAKELEENGVRLLGTSGSSVDIAENREKFSKLLDKLGISQPNWVSATSLEEIKKFVNEVGFPVLVRPSYVLSGSSMKIAYSEEELYEYVRRATEISPKYPVVISKYIENAIEAEVDGVSDGNRVLGITLEHVEEAGVHSGDATMSIPFRKLSENSVNKMRENVLSLARELNIKGPFNVQFVVKDNTPHIIELNLRASRSMPFSSKAKGINLINEAMKAIFNGLDFSEDYYEPPSKYWAVKSPQFSWSQLRGTYPFLGPEMKSTGEAASFGVTFYDALLKSWLSSIPNRIPNKNGIALVYGDKNLDYLKDTAVNLVKFGLTVYSISELPLQGIETIDKTKAEELVRAKKVETVVTDGYLKKFDYNIRRTAVDYNIPVILNGRLGYEVSKAFLDYDSLTFFEISEYGGGI from the coding sequence ATGAAGGAGACTCCAAAAAAAGTATTGGTTATTGGATCTGGACCCATAAAGATAGCTGAAGCTGCAGAATTCGATTATAGTGGAAGTCAAGCGTTAAAGGCATTAAAGGAGGAAGGTATAGAGACCGTATTAGTAAATTCTAACGTGGCAACAGTACAGACTAGCAAGAAATTTGCTGACAAGTTATATATGTTACCAGTAGTCTGGTGGGCAGTAGAGAAGGTTATAGAGAAGGAGAGACCAGATGGTATAATGATAGGATTTGGAGGACAAACAGCATTGAACGTTAGTGTAGATTTACATAAAAAAGGAGTATTACAGAAGTACGGTGTAAAGGTATTGGGAACGCAAATTGATGGAATAGAGAAAGCTCTAAGCAGAGAAAAGTTTAGAGAAACGATGATAGAGAATAATTTACCGGTACCTCCAAGTTTATCCGCAAGGAGTGAAGAAGAGGCAATAAAGAACGCAAAAATCGTAGGGTATCCAGTGATGGTAAGAGTAAGCTTCAACTTAGGTGGAAGAGGTTCTATGGTAGCATGGACTGAAGAAGATCTGAAGAAAAACATAAGGAGAGCGCTATCTCAAAGTTACATAGGAGAAGTTCTAATTGAGAAATATCTTTACCATTGGATAGAATTGGAATACGAGGTAATGAGAGACAAGAAGGGAAACTCCTCTGTAATAGCGTGTATTGAAAATTTAGATCCGATGGGAGTTCACACTGGAGAGTCTACAGTAGTTGCCCCCTGTCAGACTTTAGATAATCTTGAATATCAAAATATGAGAACCTACACAATAGAAGTTGCAAGGTCCATTAACCTAATCGGGGAGTGCAATGTACAATTTGCGCTTAACCCCAGAGGCTATGAATACTATATTATAGAAACTAATCCAAGAATGTCTAGATCAAGTGCTTTAGCTAGTAAGGCTACTGGTTATCCGCTAGCATACGTTTCAGCTAAACTAGCATTAGGATATGAACTACATGAAGTTATAAATAAGGTATCTGGAAGAACTTGTGCGTGTTTTGAGCCAAGTTTAGACTATATAGTAACTAAAATTCCCAGATGGGATTTAAGCAAGTTTGAGAACGTTGATCAATCGCTAGCAACTGAGATGATGAGCGTGGGGGAGGTTATGAGTATAGGAAGATCCTTTGAGGAAAGTTTACAGAAAGCTGTAAGAATGTTGGATATTGGCGAGCCAGGGGTCGTAGGTGGAAAGATATATGAAGCTAAGATGAGTAAAGTGGAAGCATTAAAGTATCTCAAAGAAAGAAGACCATACTGGTTCCTATACGTTGCTAAAGCCTTCAAAGAGGGAGCAACAATTGATGAAGTGTACGAGGTTACCGGAATTAGTAAATTCTTTTTAAATAAGATCAAAGGATTAGTGGATTTCTATGAAACACTTAAAATATTGAAAGAAATCGATGAGGAAACATTAAAACTAGCTAAGAAATTAGGATTTAGCGATGAGCAGATATCTAAAGCGTTAAATAAATCTACTCAGTACGTTAGAAAAATTAGAGACCAATCAAACATAATACCGGTAGTAAAACTTATAGACACATTAGCTGGAGAATGGCCTTCAGTTACTAATTACATGTATTTAACATACAATGGTACTGAGGACGATCTAGAATTCTCACAAGGAAATAAATTATTAATAGTTGGTGCAGGAGGTTTTAGAATAGGAGTTTCAGTTGAGTTCGATTGGAGTGTTGTATCTCTAATGGAGGCAGCGTCAAAGTACTTTGACGAAGTGGCGGTACTTAACTATAATCCAGAAACCGTTTCAACTGATTGGGATATTGCGAGGAAGCTTTACTTTGATGAAATTAACGTGGAAAGAGTATTGGATTTAATTAAGAAGGAGAAGTTTAGATATGTTGCCACGTTTTCTGGAGGACAAATAGGCAATTCGATAGCTAAAGAGTTAGAGGAAAATGGAGTGAGGTTATTAGGAACATCGGGTAGTAGCGTGGATATTGCAGAAAATAGGGAAAAGTTCTCAAAACTATTAGATAAGTTGGGTATATCACAGCCTAATTGGGTATCCGCGACTTCATTAGAGGAAATCAAGAAATTTGTTAATGAAGTAGGATTTCCAGTTCTTGTAAGACCAAGTTACGTTTTAAGCGGATCGTCAATGAAAATAGCTTACTCAGAAGAGGAGCTTTACGAGTATGTAAGAAGAGCTACTGAAATTTCTCCTAAATATCCAGTAGTAATCTCAAAGTACATTGAAAACGCGATAGAAGCAGAAGTTGATGGGGTTTCTGATGGAAATAGGGTATTAGGAATAACATTAGAGCATGTAGAAGAGGCTGGAGTCCACAGTGGAGATGCAACAATGTCAATTCCTTTTAGAAAATTATCTGAAAATAGTGTAAATAAGATGAGGGAAAATGTGTTAAGTCTAGCTAGAGAACTAAATATAAAAGGGCCGTTCAACGTTCAATTTGTAGTAAAGGATAATACCCCACATATAATTGAATTAAACCTTAGAGCAAGTAGATCAATGCCGTTTAGTAGTAAAGCGAAAGGTATTAATCTAATAAATGAGGCCATGAAAGCCATATTTAATGGGTTAGATTTCTCTGAGGACTATTATGAACCTCCATCTAAGTATTGGGCAGTGAAGAGTCCTCAATTTTCATGGTCTCAGTTAAGAGGGACTTATCCATTTCTGGGGCCAGAGATGAAAAGTACTGGAGAAGCTGCATCATTCGGAGTAACATTTTATGACGCATTACTAAAGAGTTGGCTTTCATCGATACCCAATAGGATACCAAATAAAAACGGAATAGCACTAGTTTATGGTGATAAAAATTTAGATTACTTAAAGGATACTGCAGTTAATTTAGTCAAATTTGGACTAACAGTCTATAGCATCTCTGAGCTTCCATTACAAGGCATTGAAACAATAGACAAAACGAAGGCAGAAGAGCTAGTAAGGGCTAAGAAGGTAGAGACAGTAGTGACAGATGGGTATCTGAAGAAATTTGATTATAACATTAGAAGGACAGCTGTTGATTACAATATTCCGGTAATTCTCAACGGTAGATTAGGTTATGAGGTAAGTAAGGCTTTCTTGGATTACGACTCACTTACCTTTTTTGAAATATCTGAGTATGGAGGAGGAATATAA
- the lysX gene encoding lysine biosynthesis protein LysX, whose product MKVALVVDIIRQEEKLIIKALNERQIDYDVINVGQEPIPFNKALSKYDVGIIRPVSMYRALYSSAILEAAGVHTINSTDAISTCGDKILTYSKLFRNGIPIPDSIIAASPDAAMKAYEQMGFPVIDKPPIGSWGRMVSLIRDVYEGKTIIEHREMLNNSALKVHIIQEYIKYRERDIRCIVIGDELLGCYARNIPPNEWRANVALGGNPTPIQLDDKIRELAVKSVKLVKGEFVSIDILEHKSKGYVINELNDVPEFKGFMLATGINVAEKLVDHIIRTYRV is encoded by the coding sequence TTGAAGGTAGCCTTAGTAGTAGATATAATTAGACAAGAGGAGAAGTTAATAATAAAGGCATTAAATGAAAGGCAAATAGACTATGACGTAATTAATGTAGGTCAAGAACCTATTCCGTTTAATAAAGCACTTAGCAAGTATGATGTTGGAATAATTAGACCAGTGAGCATGTATAGGGCTCTTTATTCATCTGCGATCCTAGAGGCCGCTGGTGTGCATACGATAAATTCAACAGACGCCATCAGCACTTGCGGAGATAAGATACTAACATACTCCAAACTATTTAGGAATGGGATTCCAATACCGGACTCAATTATAGCAGCGTCTCCAGATGCAGCTATGAAAGCATATGAACAGATGGGATTCCCAGTAATAGATAAACCGCCTATTGGGAGTTGGGGGAGAATGGTATCTTTAATAAGAGATGTTTATGAAGGAAAAACAATTATAGAGCATAGAGAAATGCTTAACAATTCAGCGCTGAAAGTACACATAATTCAAGAATATATCAAATACAGAGAAAGAGATATACGATGTATAGTAATAGGAGATGAGCTATTAGGATGCTATGCAAGAAATATTCCGCCTAACGAGTGGAGAGCTAATGTTGCATTAGGAGGAAATCCTACACCTATTCAATTAGATGATAAGATAAGAGAATTGGCTGTAAAGTCTGTAAAGTTAGTAAAAGGTGAATTCGTGTCCATAGATATATTAGAGCACAAATCGAAGGGATATGTTATAAACGAGCTAAATGACGTTCCAGAATTCAAAGGATTTATGTTAGCAACTGGTATCAATGTTGCCGAAAAGTTAGTAGATCATATTATTAGGACCTACCGAGTTTAG
- a CDS encoding translin family protein, with amino-acid sequence MDRVKSENMIEVIMLVQKIKGYLDSISHTLQERFENRERVLLLARELIRYCGDTISLSHKGKKEEALRKYQVAISKASEIQKIIDNFPELLYGDIGTAYQELAEASIVISLYFDVDLKLSKELGIPDIYYISGIADAIGEMRRRVLELLKKNEIGEAEKTYEMMEELYELLWSFEYPKSLVPGLRQKIDVIRRLLEETNHDIFLAKLGRS; translated from the coding sequence ATGGATAGAGTTAAAAGTGAGAATATGATTGAAGTTATTATGCTTGTTCAGAAAATTAAAGGTTATCTTGACTCAATTAGTCACACGCTTCAAGAAAGATTTGAGAATAGAGAAAGAGTATTGCTATTGGCTAGAGAATTAATAAGATATTGTGGCGATACAATCTCATTATCTCATAAGGGTAAAAAGGAAGAGGCATTAAGAAAGTATCAAGTTGCAATCTCTAAGGCATCTGAAATTCAAAAGATTATAGATAACTTTCCTGAACTATTATATGGTGACATAGGTACTGCATATCAAGAACTTGCTGAGGCTTCCATAGTGATCTCCTTGTATTTTGATGTAGACTTAAAACTTTCTAAAGAACTCGGTATTCCAGACATATATTATATAAGTGGAATAGCAGATGCGATAGGTGAGATGAGAAGAAGAGTATTAGAATTGCTCAAGAAAAATGAAATAGGTGAAGCTGAAAAAACATATGAGATGATGGAAGAGTTATACGAATTACTATGGAGTTTCGAGTATCCTAAATCCCTAGTCCCTGGACTAAGACAAAAGATTGATGTTATAAGAAGACTATTAGAGGAGACTAATCACGATATTTTTCTCGCTAAACTCGGTAGGTCCTAA
- a CDS encoding 3-hydroxyacyl-CoA dehydrogenase family protein, whose translation MFIHMKSINKVAVVGAGIIGVGWTTLLLTKGYKVNLYTEKKETLEKGLAKVSAYLVNLKNLRMIDGEPIDYQRNLTGTTKIDEAIQNVEFVIEAIIEDYSAKKNLFNYLDSQLPRDIIIASSTSGLLMTEIQKAMTRYPDRGVIAHPWNPPHLLPLVEIVPGDKTSKYTLDVTKDFMEKLDRVVVVLKKEVPGFIGNRLAFALFREAVNLIDEGVATVEDIDKVMTAAIGLRWAFMGPFLTYHLGGGEGGIEYFFSKGFGYGANEWMYTLAKWDKFPYTAVKKIVDQMKEYEFIKGKNFQDLSRWRDETLVRVYKAVFGEKR comes from the coding sequence ATGTTTATACATATGAAATCCATTAATAAGGTGGCCGTAGTAGGAGCAGGTATAATAGGCGTAGGTTGGACAACCCTTTTACTAACGAAAGGTTATAAAGTAAATTTGTATACAGAAAAGAAGGAGACCTTAGAAAAGGGTTTAGCCAAAGTATCAGCCTATTTAGTTAACTTGAAAAATCTAAGAATGATAGATGGAGAACCAATAGACTATCAAAGAAATCTAACTGGAACTACGAAAATTGATGAGGCGATTCAAAATGTTGAATTTGTAATAGAAGCTATAATTGAGGATTATAGTGCTAAGAAGAATCTATTCAATTATCTTGACAGTCAATTACCTCGAGACATAATAATTGCAAGTAGTACGTCTGGTTTATTAATGACGGAAATACAAAAAGCCATGACGAGATATCCAGATAGAGGAGTGATCGCTCATCCATGGAATCCTCCACATCTGTTACCCTTAGTTGAGATAGTACCGGGCGATAAAACATCAAAGTATACATTAGATGTTACCAAAGACTTCATGGAAAAATTAGATAGGGTAGTAGTTGTACTAAAGAAGGAAGTTCCAGGATTTATAGGAAATAGATTGGCCTTTGCCTTATTTAGAGAAGCAGTAAATTTAATTGATGAAGGAGTTGCTACAGTCGAAGATATAGATAAAGTAATGACGGCTGCCATAGGTCTAAGATGGGCATTTATGGGACCATTCTTAACTTATCATTTAGGCGGAGGAGAAGGAGGGATTGAATACTTCTTTAGTAAAGGATTCGGATATGGTGCAAATGAGTGGATGTATACTCTAGCAAAGTGGGACAAGTTCCCTTATACTGCAGTTAAGAAAATTGTGGATCAAATGAAAGAATATGAATTTATAAAAGGAAAGAATTTTCAAGATTTATCGAGATGGAGAGATGAGACCTTAGTAAGAGTCTATAAAGCAGTATTTGGGGAAAAAAGGTAA
- a CDS encoding IS1 family transposase — protein MGRKAVVRQDVSCPSCGSHHVVKCGRPLGRQRYLCRDCGKYFLGDATYHSKKLREEALKMYANGMSMRAISRVLNVPLGTVFTWIKRYGGQKYEKLVKLWGKTKDLVKGSVVTKVVDEMWAYLYKNTRTFYKWIFTCYVYTRLGVYLIYSVGDRNESTFRGVKKYLLEEGRWVSDDYNLYFWLKGYTVISPVNPNESLYSSLRERLVRFKRATKTVNGSISTMMYPIALVLWEKRLISAFVA, from the coding sequence ATGGGTAGGAAGGCTGTAGTTAGGCAAGACGTTTCTTGCCCCTCTTGTGGTTCTCATCATGTTGTTAAGTGCGGTAGGCCTTTGGGTAGGCAGAGGTATTTGTGTAGGGATTGCGGTAAGTACTTCTTGGGTGACGCTACTTACCATTCCAAGAAGTTGAGGGAGGAGGCTTTAAAAATGTATGCTAATGGTATGAGTATGAGGGCCATATCCAGGGTGCTTAACGTACCTCTAGGTACTGTGTTCACTTGGATTAAGCGTTATGGTGGGCAGAAGTACGAGAAGCTTGTTAAGTTGTGGGGGAAGACTAAGGATTTGGTTAAGGGTAGTGTTGTTACTAAGGTTGTGGATGAGATGTGGGCTTACTTGTACAAGAACACTAGAACATTCTATAAATGGATTTTTACTTGTTATGTGTACACGAGGTTGGGAGTTTATCTCATTTACTCTGTGGGGGATAGGAATGAGAGTACTTTCCGTGGAGTCAAAAAGTATTTGTTGGAGGAGGGTAGGTGGGTGAGTGATGATTATAACTTGTACTTCTGGTTGAAAGGTTACACGGTTATCTCACCGGTTAACCCGAATGAGTCACTGTACTCTTCATTGAGGGAAAGGCTGGTTAGGTTCAAGAGGGCTACAAAGACAGTAAATGGGAGCATTAGTACCATGATGTACCCCATAGCCCTAGTCTTATGGGAAAAGAGGTTAATTTCAGCATTTGTAGCTTAA
- a CDS encoding cupin domain-containing protein, which translates to MEVLKRVDKQDVFRKEIEELAKQIEQDDLKVVTFMEYTTPPEKVKPKLIKFEKVLPLLERIAESGKIQEGVAKIMFFSPSTGRNKGLTPTMMAGFQLIKPGVSTKPHSHNMASIYLVFKGQGYSVIGNDKIQWNAGDVFVVPANEIHYHVNTGDEDCVLFDVTDSGLLESLGILEFRE; encoded by the coding sequence ATGGAAGTTTTAAAAAGAGTTGACAAGCAAGATGTATTTAGAAAAGAAATAGAAGAATTAGCGAAGCAAATTGAACAAGATGATTTAAAAGTCGTAACGTTTATGGAGTATACAACTCCTCCAGAAAAGGTTAAACCAAAGCTAATAAAATTTGAGAAAGTGCTGCCTCTATTAGAGAGGATCGCAGAGTCAGGGAAGATACAAGAGGGTGTAGCCAAAATAATGTTCTTCTCTCCCTCTACTGGTAGAAACAAGGGACTGACACCTACAATGATGGCGGGGTTTCAATTAATTAAACCTGGAGTTTCAACTAAACCCCACTCTCATAATATGGCATCGATATATTTGGTATTTAAGGGTCAAGGATACTCAGTTATTGGAAATGATAAGATACAGTGGAACGCCGGTGACGTTTTCGTAGTACCTGCAAATGAAATTCACTACCATGTTAACACTGGAGATGAAGATTGTGTTCTATTTGACGTAACAGACTCTGGGTTGCTTGAGAGTTTAGGAATTTTAGAATTTAGGGAGTAA